AACTGATCtaatctaatggtacttattTTGTAACACGAATGTTATTACTTTTTTTATATCATTAGTCAAAATTTAAACTGTctatttatatataaaaaaagaattgCATTCTTTGGTGGACGGAAAGAGTAAATTTTCAATAATAATTGTGGAAGTCCGCACACGTGAATTTACATCTCCCGGACTGAATTCTTCGAAGTTTCTGCCAAAGTCTTGATTGCCAAGGGGCACGGGAGAACTCAAGTTAGGCGGCTGCCTGCATTTTCTAAGGGGAATTGCCAGGTCGTTTCCTTCTTTTTAGATTTCTCTAACATATCCAGGATAGGCAACAGCTAATAGCATGCTTAAAAAATGGACGCGGGATGTCCAGTATGGCTCAGGCTCATCCACAGCTGTACTGTGAGTGATCATGTGATTCAGTTATGCCTCAACTCTCAACCACATTACGTGattctagaagaaaaatatttattaGAAACAACTAAGAGCAACTTTAAGAGATTTTCTATATTTATTCTAATTgttagaaataaagattttgATGGGAAAATAGGCTCCAAGAGCTTCTCTAAGTGGTTATTCTAATATAGCCACCATCTATTCTGGATTTCTCGTTAGTCAAAATTAGATAGCGAAAATGTCTAAGTTGTTGGAGAGTGAAGATGTATAAAGATTAATTTATATACATGACTCTACAAATAATGATTTAAAGAGTGAAAGTTAGAAaaattcttggagatgctctaagggaGATTAGAGACACCGCACTAGCGCACATAGATTATAGACATAGCCCCCATTTGGTGTGTGGCAGTCTCCGGCATCTTTGCGTTACTGTAAAGTAGCGCGCAAGAAAAATGCTGGGAACGTGGCAGCCCCCATACCAAAGGGGCTCGTAATCAGCCTGCACGTGGCTGGTATCACTGGGTTTTTGAAACAGTTGCCACAATTCCGTGGAAATGCTGGAACGCTACGGTGACGCTGCTGAATTTGACGAGCTCACCCTGCATTCCTAGATGCTATGAATTATCATGCATGCCAATATGATACCAGATAGTATATAATACTAGTCTATTAAGTGCGTAGAGACCAAAACTGCAATACGCGGGCAACGCGTATCACCgtgttttgtaattttttttaaaaaaaagaagaatgcatatatggagtactaaacgaagtttatttgcgaaacatTTTCATGGATGAGTATAATTTttagagacgaatctaatgagctaaaTGTCACTATGATTGGCTATattggtgctacagtaaccgcgtcTAATCATCCCATAACCATACGGTCTAAGACCCCATTAACTACAGTAGCTACTACAGTACCTTAGTTGTGGAGTTGGTTTTATAATAATACATCATTTAATACCtccaattagtggtcaaaagaCTGAAAAATTTTCCTGAAAAATTTTACACCTCCATTTAAACACGGCGATAGACAGATATATGACCCACCTCCATAAACTTTTGCTCTCTCTTCATCGCGTGGCTTCACCCACCTTTACTCGCAACTTCTTCTAAAAAATCCACATCTACTCGGTCCTCTCTACTGCTTACTAGAAGCTTCCGCCTCCGCTCCCTATGAAgcgccgcggcggggtgaaTGGGTCCGGGCGCGCGTGGGTCGTGTTACAAGGCTGTGCGCACAGGGTGGGTGCTCGATTTCTATGGTGGGTGTGATTCGTTTGCGATGGAGGTGGACTTCTTTTTTTAGGTTTTGTCTTGCCGCTCGCCTCAGCCCATGttccattccatggcgttggcTCGTGCAGGTCGCCGTCCCCCCCGCGCAGAGCCACACGGTTCCCCCATGCTGACCGGCCACCGCGCTCGTGGCTCCCACAAGGTTTTCGACGGAATGGGGAGCCCGGACGGGGACTGGGAGCTTGAGCTTCTTCGAGCGGCGGCCGTGGGATCGACGAAGCTGCATCTCAGCGCACCAATTCGTCAGCCTGCTCTCCCAATTTGGGAGCGAATCCACGTGCCATGCCAACTGTGGTTCAGATGAGGTGGCAAAGGGAGAGCTGCTTCAGCTCTCCTTCGACTGGTCCGCATACCGAGTAGTAAGTGTTAACATCCATTACTTCTCATGCACGCTCGTATGACCTTCGCTGTTGAATATGACAGAAGATTTTAGGAAAGTATTTTTCTGATGAACCCCTTTGGCTGCCTGAATAATCCATTGTCCCTTTGGGAAACTGAACAAGGGCCTAAACCATTGGCCAACTCAAGTACCCTCACGCCAGTACCCATTAGCTGATTAGCGGAAGCGTGTCAAACTGCTGCCTCTTCGTTTTGCTGATCAGCACTGGCTGTTGGCACTGTAGCTACAGTACACTGTAGCTTCAGTGTCGGTACAGTACACTCCCACGTGTACTCGAGGCTGCACTGCGTGTGGTTGCTACGGTAATCCTGCAGTGTATGtcctctcacaaaaatcagccGCTATAGTGTTCAGCCAGCTCAAACCACCCAGCCGAACAGGCTGCTGGTTCCCTCTGAATATTCATCCCTCGAGTTGGAATCCATCGTCTTCGAACAGGACAGGCCAACCACTACAAAGAACCAAAGAAGAGTGGTCAGACTCTCAGCCGGCCATGGCCTTTGTGTTGAAGGGAATCCGTTGTCGTTGCCCATGGAGTTAGTGGCCAGCGCCTCGGAGGGGCTCAGATCTCTTCTGGGCAGTGAGTACGCGCTCCAGGCTGGCGTGCGCAACGACATCGACTTCGTCcaggccgagctgcagcgcatgCACGCCTTCCTCCAGGACTACGCGAGGAGCCAGCAGGCCACTACTGCCGTTGTCAAGGATTGGGCCAGAGAGGTGCGGGAGCTCGCGTACGATCTCGAAGACGCCGTGGATGAGTTCAAATATCGTGTTAGTCCAGCACCCGTGGGGATCCCTGCCATGGTCGTGCACTTGGTCTCCACGTTCATGGCTCGCCGTCAGATAGCTGAGCAGGCGCGCAGCCTCCGGACCCGGGTACTGGAGGTGAGCGAGCGCCACAAGAGGTATGAATGTGACGTCTTCCTGCCTTTAGATGCTCCCAGCTCCGCCTCCGCTCTCTGGTTGCCCCCGACGATGTATGTCGAGGTGGCCAGTCAGTCCAATTTGGTGGGCATCGACGGCCCGCGTGATGAGATCATTAGTAAGCTTATGGATGCCGGAAGGAAGGATGCATCTGGCCGCCGCCGTGTGGCCTCCATGGTTGGATTCGCCGGAGTTGGCAAGACCACCCTAGCCATGGCTGTGTACCGCAGCCTTGAGGGCCAGTTCCAGTGCCGGGCATTCATCACAGTGTCCAGGAAACTTGACATTAAAAGACTTGTAACGGACATTCTACAACAGATCATCCCTGTTGGCAGTTCTTCCATGCCGGATCCGGATATGGCTGGTGTCGAGACATGGGAGATCAGCCAGCTCGTGGGCAAGCTCAGAGAAAACCTGCAGTGCAAGAGGTGATTCATCGTGACAACTCTAGCAGTACTGTTCTTCCACATTTGTACTTGAAACGCAGTGACAGTTTGTATCATTGAATTAACCAGTAGGGACATTCCATGATTCAACCTTCCTGAGTTACTTAAATACTAATTGATCATCCCAGGAAAGTTGAGTCAGATTATTGCTTTGCACAGCTACTGAAAATCTATTACCAGATTTGAAATAAATTGAACAAATCAGACAGAAAACACATGTCCTATCTTCTTTCAAATAGTTTTGATTAGTAGTGCCTGCCTACTGTGAAGTTTGTAACAAGGCTGCAAGCTTTCAACTGCAAGCACATATCCAGCCAGCGTGGTTCTGAAATTCTCAAAATTAATTCAATCTATGAGCAGTTTCATTCAACATTTTTGTTGCAATGTTCTTATTGATCATTGGGTTGCACATGCATGTTGAAACATCTTTTTTCTCGAATTCGCATGAGAATCACATATTTTTGTATTAAGCTATAAGGTTCAGAATACAAGGTGCGATGCCGGAGAATGGGCACATTTCATCTAGTtgcaataaaaataaaatatcttTAGGCTTCAATATTTATCAAGATTATTTCCCTTAGTTTGTCTAATGAGAATTCCGTTATCATGAAATTTCTTTGTAGGTACTTGATTGTCATCGACGACTTATGGGAAACATCCTCTTGGAGGGATATTAGTTGTGTTCTCCCAGAGAACAATCTGGGTAGCATCATTATGACGACTACAAGAAATGAGTCTGTTGCTGATGCATGTTGCTCAAGCTATAACCTTGGTGACTTTGTGCACAAGGTAGAATCTATGAACGATCTTGACTCGAAGACATTGTTTCTTGGTCGGATTTTTGGTTCTGAGAACAACTGTCCACATGATTTCGAAGAAATGTCCCTGAAAATCCTGAAAAAATGTGCCGGTTAGCCACTGGCCATCGTCTGCATATCGAGCCTTTTGGCCGCTACACGGCCACAGGCAACAAAGTGGGAGAAAGTATACAGCTCTTTGGGGTCCGAGATTGAAAGCAATGATAGTCTAAGTAGATTGAAGCAAGCTCTACAGCTTGGTTATGATGATCTTCCACAACATCTCAAGGTCTGTGTACTGTATCTTTGTTCATTTCCTGGGAGTTGCACAATCGAAAGGGATCGTTTAATACGGAGATGGATAGCAGAAGGATTCGTAGCCGAAATACCTGGTATGAGTTTGCAAAAAGTAGCCAAAAGCTACTTCAGTGAGCTAATAGAAAGGACCAGGATCCAGGCTGTGGACGTTGACTGTTTTGGTGAAGTTCATGCATGCAGAATTCATGATGTGATGTTTGAACTGATCATGATGAAATCATTCGAAGACAACTTTGTTATGCTTGTAGGTGATCGCTGGAGTTTATCCACACAACGGCTCAACGTTCGACGGCTATCACTAGACTGTAGAACTGCAACAGATGGTTTGGACTTGTCAAATTTTGACATGACTCGCATTCGATCATTGGCAATTTGTGGGTGTATTGCTAGCTTTCATTTCATTCCAAAATGCAAATTTGTAAGGATGTTGGATTTTGAATCCTGTGGGGGTTTAGACAGTAGGCACCTGAAGAACATTGGTGATCTGTTCCTGCTGAAGTACTTGAGTCTGAAGAGCACATGGATCAGTGAATTGCCGTTGCAGATTGGCAACTTAAAATGTTTGGAGACTTTAGACTTGACACAAACAAACGTTAGAAAGTTGCCAAAGGAAATTACTCAATTGCAAAGGCTGGTACATCTACTTGCTGGAGGAGCAGAACTGCCTGAAGGGGTTGGAAATATGTTGTGTTTACAGACATTGTGCATCAGGGCTGCCAGTAAGAGATCTAACAAAGCTGTGAAAGAGTTACTTAGGCTAACCAATTTGAGACAACTCGACATGTCCTACATAAATCTAAAAGTAGGAAGGTCACAAGATGAGAGACTGGATGCTTGTTTACCCTTGGTAATTGGTGAGCTTGGCAACTGCAACTGCAATCTTCAATCACTGAGTTTGAATTTGTTAGGATACTCTATGGGTTTGTTCCTGGAACTCCAGTTGCCCCTATCTGCATCTCCTGATACACTTCAAAGCCTGAAAATAAAAGGCGAGCATGGGTTTCTAAGAGTGCCAATGTGGATGTCATCACTCCCTCACCTCGCTGATCTGGAGCTAACTGTTGCTGCGGTGGGTGAGAGGGATACAGAAATTCTTGCAAAATTACCTACGCTCACCCGACTTCGACTCACCATAAAAGAACCACACTCACAAGGCATACTCATTAGGGAATCCGGCTTCCCTAGCCTCAAGGAGCTCTGTATCAACTGTAGGGTCATGCCAGTGTTCTTCGTTGAGGGTGTTATGCTGAAGCTTCAGAAGTTTGAGTTACAGTTTCATGCATATCAAGAAGATCTAAGATTTGTTCACTTCAGTACAGAGCATCTCCAATCTCTTAAGGAGTTCCGATTTACGGTAGTTTGCAAAGATCTCAGTGATCATGATATTGAGTTTTTGAAAGAGGCCTTCAAGAATGCTGTTTTCATATAGAGCCATGCCACGAACAGGAACAGGAACAAGATGTTGCAGATGAGGACTGAATCAGAATGTCTCTTGTAATTCCTTGTTCGCTCCATAGtatcttatttttattttcagtgAAAATTCTGTCAGGATGTTTGCAGTTTTTGGTACATAAATTCTTTATGGGAAATGTTGTGCCGTGTATTTCTATAGCACAAGCTTGCAAGTATCGCATAAAACACAATGAAATGGGGCTTGGCCTAAGTGGTAATTCGGCAGTTTTTGGTGCGGGTTCTGGTCCAGCTAAAAGCTACTAGGAGGTTCAATCTGTTCTTGACGATATGGTACAATTTGTGACCACCTTGTCTACGTTGGTCTCATGTTAATGGAAATTCTGCATTTATATTTTTGGAAATATCAAGAACCCTTGCTAATCAGCGCTAGGCTTGTTTACTGGGATTTCAAACAATTCCGTCAGTTGAGTGATGCTATGCTACTGAATTTGACGACCTCATCCCTGCATTCCAGATGCTACAAGTCCTATACGGATTAAATCATAACAAAATCATGTGAACATGCCTCTAATTCAAATCATCAAATGGGCTCTTTGACTTTTACGCTCCAGATCCAATTATCTGGGTCTTACCAAAAAGAAGTGCAAATTATACTGCCAGACAATATAATGGAATAATGGATGGATACAGAGCAAAACTGCAATATGTAGCCAACAAATTCAGTCTACAGACTACTGCAACCATCAAATATCGCAAATAGAAGAAGTTCTAGCATAAAGCTACACTTGTCTACTGACGTCTCGAAATCATTCATATTGCACTACTACCATTGTAACAGCTATACTGGGGTACCAAAGCTAATCCATCCAACCACCACTTTCTTTGCCTTAGAATAAAGCAGCACCTTTCTTTGCCATCTGATGACCAAAAATAGCCTATGATCCATCCATCGTTCACATAGTCAAAACCTAATATACCAACCACCATTCTCCAATCCCTGCAACATCATTCTGCATTGTGAATAAAAATGATAAAATTAATTCTTTTGCAGGAACAGTTAAAAACtgattccccccccccctccccctttGAACACATGGGAAATaattaaaaagaagaaaagggttTAGAACCCGTGCAACACCACACACTCACATCAAACAGGAAATCATTAGAACTGCTAGTAAAAGAAATTAAGAGATTTTACACAACTTGGATTTTAAAAAATTGCATGCATATTTCCTCAAACCACTTTTTGTGTGTCAAAACAATCCTAGCTGATGGTTCAACAGAAGAATATCCCCAGTCCAAGTTGGAACCTACTCAGGATATGGAGGCAGGTATTCAGGATCTCAAACATGGAAAAAGAATCCCTATGACTATGACACCTCTTTCAGTCTACCATTTTGAACATTTTCCAAATCATGGCATGTGGAGTCCCACATTGACTCATTTGAAGGTTTCACATATATTCAGTATTTATGATCAACTCATTTAGAgttcatcattcacatattaTGATCAGGAATAGGATAATACTGGATTTGATTGCTCAGTCAACAATATATAGAACAGTTACTAATGCATCAGGTTATCAGTTCAACTGCCATGACTGCAGTAGTAACCAAAATATTGCCTGCACACAAGAACTTAGAAGCATTGTTATGAATACTAAAAAGGCCCACCAGTACAGACATAATCAGGCTACTCACAAAGAGTATGATTGTGTTGCTTTGCCTGACTGATGTGATCACTATCTACTTTACGTAATCTGTGTAGCTTTCGCTGACTCGTGATCGTTATCTACTTTACGTATTCTGAACTTGAATGACGtagaagcaagaacaagatcGCAACCACCTCATCACTAGTCGGAATCAGCTGAAGTGGCTCAGCACAGCCATGGCACCAACAAACCCTCCTGTGTTGCCTCGCCACGAGACAGGCACATAATGGCGTGCTGAAGAAAGTTAAGcttcaagacagattttgctaCATGTCATGAGACAGTTCAAGTTATTAGGTTCAAAGAACAAATCTAATGGGATTTCTTCAACATATACACTTCTACATCAGGCTAGCAAATTGGATGCCCCACTACATTCTGAGTGTCTAACTCAAGCAAATTAAACCAAACCATCTTTTCGGTTATATCTGCGTTGATGTATACGTTCCATGCAACTTCCAAGTATCAACATTGAAGAAATGTAATATGTGCAACACAAAATTGTGGGTGAAATACTCTATGCAACATTGATATACCAGGACCAGATCCGAGTATCTGACAAATGTGACAATACAGCAGTTTATAGCAATAGCCAATATGATGATCCAGAAACAAAAGCAAATATGTGGTGACTACGTTCCCAATTAGCTGATAGATGTAGCACCTACATTTTAGGTTTAGCCATTTACCAAATTGGGGGAAAAGGACCATCCACATAGACACTGTTCATAGTTCAACTAATCAATTCTGATTTAGCAACTGCTATCTAACTAGCCTGTACCAGAATTCAGCAATAAGCTCTTTATTAGTCTGAGATGTCATAACTTGATTTCCAGTTATAATGCAAGTGAATCTAGTAGCACATTTCGAATAAGGTTGCATAATAGTAACTTCTTCAGACATCTGAGTGACTAATGATGAATGGATAAAGAACGTGTACATGATAGAAAAAAAGAATGCAGACATAGCAGTGTGCTGTAAATTCCCAATGTGTGGCTCCACTTCGACTTCCCGGAGATCAACATCAAATTGTAAAATAGTAATCATCATGGACCTATTTAGTATTTACTAAATGTCAATGCACAGATGACTCCAACTAGTAAGATGAAATAGGAATGAACAACAATACCAGTAGGAACAATTTTAACATTATCACATGGCATTTTAATGCAACCCACAAGCTAATCAGCAAAATTCCATTCAGCTGCATTTACCTAAATCAGTAAAGCTACATGACAAATGTCTATCTACTGTGTGTGGCACTGTGGCATGACAGCAAGTGTGATTATTCACATGCAAAAGATCAAAATTGGCAAATCATACCACAACACCTGACCAAACTCGGTGTGTCCAAACAACCAGTTAACTGAAGAAACACGCATATATCACTGTGAAATATGTTCCTGTTCTCAACAGATACCTAATTTACAAATGAAAAGCATGTGAATGCATCAAATAAGAAAGATGTTTGTATGATCTTTATCACGAATCGCATGACATCTTCCCAAATGTAGCATTAAGAAATCCAAACTGACACGACAAGGCACGATTTGTGTTATACCATTGCAAACGCAACCAGTGCTCCAGTGCAAATCATAGCCATACATAATATTAGCATCCTAACTCACTattcatgcaaaaagaaaatgaagatgcCACGCCACAAACTCCTTATAACATGGTCCATTGGCTTAATTGGTTTCACAATATAATTTGTACACTTATACCCATGTGTAATCATCAAAACAAGCAAGAGAACCAGTACCGTTGCCGGAGAAAGCCATCACATGCGTGGCTGCGGGCGCAGGATCATAATAATGATGTCAATCGCCATGAACGCAACGAGCGGGCTGAGGTCGAGCTTGCGCCCGAACACCGGCGGCATGACCTCCCGGCAGAGGGCGAGGAAGGGGTCGCAGAGGTCGCGCAGGGCCGAGAAGGGCTGGCGGTCCCAGGGGATGTTGGGGAACCAGGAGAGCAGCACGCCGACGAGCAGCACCTCGCGGTACACGCCGAGCCACCGCACGGCCGCCGACATGGCCGCGGCCACGGGGGCGCGCAGGGGCGCGAGGTTGACGCTCCGCAAGCCGGCCTCCAGCGCCGAGAGCGGCGAGGACAGCAGCCCGCCcagcgccgtggccgccgccgacgcctccgcggcggcgcgcgggggcggggACAGGCGGAGGCCGCGGGGGACCGGGCGCGCGGGGAACGCTAGGGTTCTCGGGAGCGCGCGGGCGGACGGGCTCGGGAGGGCGCGGAGCAGCGGGGCCCGAGGGCACGGCGAGGTCAGGAGGCCGTACATCGCGCCGCGTCaccggaggcggcggggcggggctcTGGAAGTTTCTAGAAGCGTctgggagaggggagggggaagggcgGTGGAGGGAGGCGACGGACGCGGCCGCCGTGCCAGGGGAAGAAGAGGATATGGTTTTGCGATCCCGCAGGGTGGGCCCCGCTTGTAAGCGGAAGATATGCTGCGGTAGTGGGCATGGGCCACTAACAATCATGAAGGCCGGCCCATACAGGGAGTTTCAAATCTCAGCGCCACAAGCCCACAGGCCATAGCATACCAACCGGCATGTCTGCTTTCAGGTTTATTTTTTCTCACAGAACATTATTGAATCAGCTGAAATCAGTCGAATTTCCTACCAGCCGAACAAATTGTCCTACGACTCTCATCGTGACATCGTGACACAGGAGCACGGAGCACCACTGACGACGTCGCCAGGCACGTCGGGTGCGCTGCCGTGCGCGACGTCGCCGCGGAGCGTGCCCGACCTGTTCGCCGCGCTGGGATACCGCCCTAGCGGCCCCGCTGCCTAAACCTTGGTCGACCACTTCACCAGGCACGCccgggaggaagaaggcgccggcgacggctcgCTGCTGCTGATGGGGAATTGAGGACCCTGGCGCACCACCTGGCCGACATGGCGCTGCTGGACTTGCCTGTGCGGCACGCGCTTCCTGCGGTCCGccgtggcggcgtcggcgaTCGCCCTGGCGAGGATGGCCATGGGCGGCTCCACGCCGTCGTGGAGCGAGGAGAAGGTCAAGGCGACGTCTAGGGCAATTTAGTtaatgagtaaaatgcactggggtccttaaactagtgagGGTGTGTCAAGTAGGTCTACGAACTCCGAAAATGCAGAATAAGCCCCCTAATCTATTTAAGTGTGTCACTGGAGGTCCAAAACCCCTTTGACCGGGTCTGACTGACTACGTGGACTGCCACGTCGGATCCAACGTGGCCGTTGGCCCACGCTGGCTCCGCTGGCCCGCCCCTTCTCCCTGGCAGCCCCTTcttcgctggcggcggcggtgggcgggcggcgcgacgagcggccggcgcggcgctgcgggcgGCCAGGACGGGGGGCAGctggcgcggaggcggaggagctacACCCGTGAAacgtcgcccccccccctctttcCTCCCTTTCCTCTGGTGCCCAAGCCCCGACCcacctggacggcggcgccgccgcccgtgagcgccgccgtccctcctccctcctcgccacgccgagctcgcccctcctccctctcctcggccGGCTACGGCGGATCCCCTGTCCCCTCcatgcggcggcagcggcggggcggaccggcggccgcggcgcggccggcgagcggccacggcggcgaaccACCTCCCCTCCGCTCCTCGCCCTATCCCTCcacgcctccctcctccccgccgcctccctcctccctcccaagCTCCTCCTCGGGTCCTCGCGTCGgccgtggcggagctcgcgcgCGCTGGCCCGGCGGAGCTCCCGATCGGCGGCCGTGAGTGGGGGCCGCACGGCGAACCACCTCTTCCTCACGCAGTCCGAGAGCGAGGTCACGGCCGCCGTGGCCGAGAGCGCGCGCCGCTGGGGCGCCAAGGTCACGCCCGCGAGCTGCTCGAGCTGCACGGCGGAAGCGGAGGTGCGCGTGGTGGAGCAAGAGAACTCCAGCTACACGACGCAAAGGCAGCGCACAGGAGCAGGGGCGACCTGCGCAGGGCAGAGCGGCGAAGGCGgaggcccgcgcggcggcggggcacggtGGAGGCCCGCACGGCACGGGGCGCGGCGGTCGTGGTCGAGCGCGGCGCCTCCtcccggcggccatgggcggcgcggcgtggccctcccctgctccctcagGTCCCGCATGGCACCAACGGCTGAGCGGGAGGACCACGGGTGCGGTGACGGCTCCTCCTTCGCggatcgaggcggcggcgctttgggcggaggtggtggcgctCCGGATCgaggctgcgccgccgcagcgccggccGCCCACCCCTCCTCGTGCGGACCCAGCCGGCGAGTCGGAGCATGAAGGGGAGAAAGGGGGCGAgccggccgcccgctcgcccgtctccgcggagCCTCGCTGCCCGGCGCCGGGAGGGGAGCGGAGCCGCcggggggcaggggcggcgccgctgGAGGACGGCCGCAGGccggaacaggggagggggcgggtgggagagagagagaggaggctgGGAGTGAGGAGAACCGACGTGGCAGGCCGCGTATGCGGTCAGACCCGGTCAAAGGGGTTTTGGACCTCCAATGACACACTTAAATAGATTAGGGGGCCGAATCTGTATTTtcggagttcgtggacctacttgacacaccctcactagtttaaggacctcagtgcattttactcttagtTAATCTTAGAATACGTTGGTTTAGTTTCTGAGGACGATTTACGTGTGGTGTTCAAACATAAGGCGTCTTGGTTAAGAAAGGAGCACGTACCGAGTACTACAGCTCGTCAGAACAACCAACTCGGAAGTCGGATTCAGCCTCGTACCAGTTCGGACTCAGATCAGCGCCGGTCGCGTAAATTGTATGCAACCAACCCCGACCAGTGATGAACTCGATCGgactcacaagtcacaaccagctgccgccccccccccccccccacaccccCATCGGCGTTGGGCATATATAGTAGCGCCCCTCTTCTCTGGCTTCCCTCCACGCGAACATCCATCCACCATCCCTCCGCTTCgttctcctccccctccctgctgCACCGATCAGATCGCTTCTGCGCCACCACCAGCCACCAGGGGCGCTCCTTGCTTCGTTGCTCTTcttgcgcggcggccggccggcgagaatAACCATGTGCTCCGTCGCTCCCTTCGCGCTTCctggcctcgccggcggcgcacggccgaCGATGGTGACGACGTACGCGAGGGGCGGcgttccagccgccgccgcgtggtGCGGTTACGGCTACGACGCCGACATCGTGCTGCTCCCGCCCATGCCCGCCGACCTCCCGATGCCCTCCATGGAGTTCCTGTCGCTGCCTCGCCGCCACGGTGCCGGCTTCATCAGGGACATGTTCGGTGGCGTCCAGAGCGTCGGCGTTCCGGGCCGTAGCATGATGGATATATTCTTCCCGATAGACGCTCACGACGACGACGGGCCGACGACGCCCGTGGCGGTGCTTCGAGCGCCGCGCAGctacggcggcgacgacgacgccgagcgCGACGCGGTCACCATCGACATCAAGACGCCGCCGCCCGAGAAGCAGCCGCagctggagcagcagcagcagtgcggAAGCGAGTACGATGCCAGCATCGACGCCACGTTCCGGGTCATGGAGGCAGACC
This portion of the Panicum virgatum strain AP13 chromosome 2N, P.virgatum_v5, whole genome shotgun sequence genome encodes:
- the LOC120659552 gene encoding disease resistance protein Pik-2-like isoform X2, coding for MELVASASEGLRSLLGSEYALQAGVRNDIDFVQAELQRMHAFLQDYARSQQATTAVVKDWAREVRELAYDLEDAVDEFKYRVSPAPVGIPAMVVHLVSTFMARRQIAEQARSLRTRVLEVSERHKRYECDVFLPLDAPSSASALWLPPTMYVEVASQSNLVGIDGPRDEIISKLMDAGRKDASGRRRVASMVGFAGVGKTTLAMAVYRSLEGQFQCRAFITVSRKLDIKRLVTDILQQIIPVGSSSMPDPDMAGVETWEISQLVGKLRENLQCKRYLIVIDDLWETSSWRDISCVLPENNLGSIIMTTTRNESVADACCSSYNLGDFVHKVESMNDLDSKTLFLGRIFGSENNCPHDFEEMSLKILKKCAG
- the LOC120659552 gene encoding disease resistance protein RGA5-like isoform X1, coding for MSLQKVAKSYFSELIERTRIQAVDVDCFGEVHACRIHDVMFELIMMKSFEDNFVMLVGDRWSLSTQRLNVRRLSLDCRTATDGLDLSNFDMTRIRSLAICGCIASFHFIPKCKFVRMLDFESCGGLDSRHLKNIGDLFLLKYLSLKSTWISELPLQIGNLKCLETLDLTQTNVRKLPKEITQLQRLVHLLAGGAELPEGVGNMLCLQTLCIRAASKRSNKAVKELLRLTNLRQLDMSYINLKVGRSQDERLDACLPLVIGELGNCNCNLQSLSLNLLGYSMGLFLELQLPLSASPDTLQSLKIKGEHGFLRVPMWMSSLPHLADLELTVAAVGERDTEILAKLPTLTRLRLTIKEPHSQGILIRESGFPSLKELCINCRVMPVFFVEGVMLKLQKFELQFHAYQEDLRFVHFSTEHLQSLKEFRFTVVCKDLSDHDIEFLKEAFKNAVFI
- the LOC120659554 gene encoding ylmG homolog protein 1-2, chloroplastic-like, encoding MYGLLTSPCPRAPLLRALPSPSARALPRTLAFPARPVPRGLRLSPPPRAAAEASAAATALGGLLSSPLSALEAGLRSVNLAPLRAPVAAAMSAAVRWLGVYREVLLVGVLLSWFPNIPWDRQPFSALRDLCDPFLALCREVMPPVFGRKLDLSPLVAFMAIDIIIMILRPQPRM